From one Aeropyrum camini SY1 = JCM 12091 genomic stretch:
- a CDS encoding PIN domain-containing protein, which yields MIFIDTNIFYNILYETELTPKARKAIDMLVEPVISVIVYNELVHVTFRAYARRKYGIVSYQKFRKFFCRERNRCV from the coding sequence TTGATCTTCATTGATACAAACATCTTCTACAACATTCTCTATGAGACAGAGCTTACTCCTAAAGCCAGGAAAGCTATCGATATGCTAGTGGAGCCGGTAATATCTGTGATTGTTTACAACGAGCTAGTTCATGTTACATTCAGGGCTTATGCAAGACGCAAGTACGGAATAGTCAGCTATCAAAAGTTTAGAAAGTTTTTTTGCAGAGAGAGGAATAGATGCGTTTAA
- a CDS encoding S8 family peptidase, giving the protein MGTKIAAIAIALIFILPLFPVYTGSAAGASTVVIAKINPEEFNPQAVEALQGKVIYVADLAPVAIISIPGKAVGLLSKLPGVVNVSEDGVVYAMAKPPWAGGGNKSQPAEVLPWGIDYIDAEMVWPGGVTGWVDVNGDGDGEIEVAVIDTGVDKDHPDLAGNIVWGIAVWNGKISSNYQDRNGHGTHVTGTVAAIDNDIGVIGVAHSVEIYAVKALGNGGYGSWSDLVIAIDLAVKGPDGVIDADGDGVVAGDPEDDAPEVISMSLGGSSAPQAVHDIIKAAYDLGITIVAAAGNDGAASPSYPAAYPEVIAVGAIDENGNVPSWSNMNPEVAAPGVNILSTYPDDTYEELSGTSMATPHVSGTVALIQAARLASGLPLLPPGSEGDTTADTVRGVLHITAADAGDPGYDSLYGYGIVDAYDAVQTAVSG; this is encoded by the coding sequence GTGGGAACTAAGATAGCGGCTATCGCTATCGCGCTGATCTTCATTCTGCCTCTATTCCCTGTTTATACGGGGTCGGCAGCTGGGGCTAGTACGGTTGTGATAGCTAAGATTAACCCTGAAGAGTTTAACCCCCAGGCGGTGGAGGCTCTTCAGGGCAAGGTGATATATGTTGCTGATCTGGCCCCTGTCGCCATTATTAGCATACCAGGAAAGGCTGTAGGCCTACTCTCTAAACTACCGGGTGTTGTAAACGTTTCCGAAGACGGCGTGGTCTATGCCATGGCTAAGCCGCCGTGGGCAGGTGGCGGCAATAAGTCCCAGCCCGCCGAGGTGTTGCCCTGGGGTATAGACTATATTGACGCTGAGATGGTGTGGCCTGGAGGCGTTACTGGATGGGTTGATGTCAATGGTGATGGCGATGGTGAAATAGAGGTAGCCGTTATAGACACTGGCGTTGACAAGGACCATCCAGACCTCGCAGGAAACATTGTCTGGGGGATAGCTGTTTGGAACGGTAAAATATCCTCCAACTACCAGGACAGGAATGGCCATGGAACCCATGTTACAGGCACAGTGGCAGCAATAGACAACGACATAGGCGTCATAGGTGTAGCGCACAGCGTAGAGATCTACGCGGTAAAGGCCCTTGGAAACGGTGGGTACGGCAGCTGGAGCGATCTTGTTATAGCCATAGACCTGGCCGTTAAGGGTCCTGACGGCGTCATAGATGCCGATGGCGACGGCGTTGTAGCGGGGGATCCTGAGGACGACGCCCCCGAGGTCATATCAATGAGCTTGGGGGGAAGCAGCGCGCCCCAGGCGGTCCACGACATAATAAAGGCTGCATACGACCTGGGCATAACTATAGTGGCTGCCGCAGGTAACGATGGAGCCGCCAGCCCCTCATACCCAGCAGCCTACCCTGAGGTCATAGCGGTAGGAGCTATAGATGAGAATGGCAATGTACCGAGCTGGAGCAACATGAATCCGGAGGTCGCAGCGCCGGGCGTAAACATACTCAGCACCTACCCGGACGACACCTATGAAGAGCTAAGCGGGACAAGCATGGCGACGCCACACGTCTCAGGCACCGTCGCTCTGATACAGGCTGCCAGGCTAGCCAGCGGCCTCCCTCTACTCCCACCCGGGTCCGAGGGAGACACAACGGCTGACACAGTAAGGGGTGTACTACATATAACAGCTGCAGACGCAGGGGATCCCGGATACGATAGCCTCTACGGATACGGGATCGTGGACGCCTACGACGCGGTGCAGACGGCTGTATCAGGCTGA
- a CDS encoding antitoxin family protein has translation MPITVRARYEKGVLKPLQDLNLEEGEEVIVIVKKKPNIDRFVGVLGKASAGELRAYEEEVYAP, from the coding sequence GTGCCTATAACTGTTAGGGCTAGATATGAGAAGGGCGTGCTTAAGCCGTTGCAGGATTTAAATTTAGAAGAGGGAGAAGAGGTTATTGTGATCGTAAAGAAGAAGCCCAATATAGATAGGTTTGTGGGGGTGCTTGGCAAGGCCTCGGCCGGAGAGTTAAGAGCGTATGAGGAGGAGGTATACGCTCCTTGA
- a CDS encoding molybdate ABC transporter permease subunit yields MRGYGIPTTIAVAIGIASLAIVASPVLMATPEDLARLFLEERFRRSLALSLVSSTISSVIAVALATAPAYAMARSGGRLTRLISQLHLLLLSIPPVGLGTAALVLFTRYPILDSLSQSLGLFFSPEAVILAQLLVVTPIAVSMLTGVFSMVPRELEEAAEAYGAGRLEVLARIVLPLSLPGILSAWAVTFFRALGEFGATLVLAGNIPGRTETLPLALYNAISLADVETASAIYTIILVVGLLALAAHTLLYTRLAQRTL; encoded by the coding sequence TTGAGGGGGTACGGCATCCCCACCACCATAGCTGTTGCGATAGGTATCGCATCTTTAGCGATAGTCGCTTCACCCGTCCTCATGGCAACGCCGGAGGACCTAGCCCGCCTCTTCCTGGAAGAAAGGTTCAGAAGGTCCCTCGCGCTAAGCCTAGTCTCAAGCACTATAAGCTCTGTAATAGCAGTAGCCTTAGCCACAGCCCCCGCCTATGCTATGGCGAGGAGCGGTGGACGCCTTACGCGCCTCATATCCCAGTTGCACCTACTCCTCCTGAGCATACCGCCCGTGGGGCTCGGCACCGCAGCTCTGGTTCTGTTCACCCGCTATCCAATACTAGACAGCCTCTCCCAGTCCCTGGGCCTCTTTTTCAGCCCTGAGGCAGTTATACTTGCTCAGCTACTGGTCGTCACCCCTATAGCAGTCTCGATGTTGACGGGCGTGTTCTCAATGGTGCCAAGGGAGCTAGAGGAGGCCGCTGAGGCATACGGAGCCGGAAGGCTCGAGGTGCTAGCCCGTATAGTGCTCCCGCTTAGCCTCCCCGGCATACTGTCGGCATGGGCAGTTACTTTCTTCAGAGCCCTGGGAGAGTTCGGCGCCACACTGGTGCTTGCGGGGAACATACCGGGAAGAACGGAAACCCTCCCCCTAGCGCTCTACAACGCTATTAGCCTTGCAGACGTGGAAACAGCCTCGGCCATATACACTATAATCCTCGTGGTGGGCCTCCTAGCGCTCGCGGCACACACTCTACTCTACACCAGGCTGGCGCAGAGGACGCTATAG
- a CDS encoding cupredoxin domain-containing protein, which translates to MASVSTRYALVGLLVAVIAIVAIAYLYLGGGGYGGQETTSPGEEATGAGGGTVVKVELYEWGIKIEKTTFEAGEKVVFEVVNKGSYTHAFEIENDDIGFEVETENLAPGESAKLEVVFPQPGEYEVYCPIDGHRDLGMEALITVSG; encoded by the coding sequence GTGGCATCTGTTAGTACGAGGTACGCTTTGGTGGGCCTGTTAGTAGCGGTCATTGCCATAGTGGCTATAGCTTACTTATACCTTGGTGGAGGCGGCTATGGGGGGCAGGAAACTACGAGCCCTGGAGAGGAGGCCACGGGGGCTGGCGGGGGTACTGTCGTTAAGGTGGAGTTGTACGAGTGGGGTATCAAGATTGAAAAAACTACGTTTGAAGCCGGGGAGAAAGTAGTATTCGAGGTTGTTAACAAGGGGAGCTACACACATGCATTCGAGATTGAAAACGATGATATAGGATTCGAGGTTGAGACGGAGAATCTAGCGCCCGGCGAGTCTGCCAAGCTTGAGGTCGTGTTCCCCCAGCCTGGCGAGTATGAAGTATACTGCCCGATCGACGGGCATAGAGATCTCGGTATGGAGGCGTTAATAACTGTCAGTGGCTGA
- a CDS encoding DUF5678 domain-containing protein, with translation MSAALKRAVQPIRPGELDKVQPGYWAAIVDGRVVAWARSLKELREIMAQKGFKRDEYGVIKVPSHDLLVV, from the coding sequence TTGAGCGCTGCTCTAAAGAGGGCTGTCCAGCCTATTAGGCCCGGCGAGCTAGACAAGGTTCAGCCAGGCTACTGGGCAGCTATAGTTGATGGGCGGGTTGTTGCCTGGGCTAGGAGTCTAAAAGAGCTACGCGAAATAATGGCACAGAAAGGCTTCAAGAGAGACGAGTACGGAGTGATTAAGGTTCCAAGCCACGACTTACTCGTCGTCTAA
- a CDS encoding peroxiredoxin has translation MLNVGDPAPDIEIQLIDGSALRLSQLRGKIVVLYFYPKAFTPGCTREAIGFNGIYQEFKKLGAEVIGVSTDPPDRNRRFAEKYGVRFRLASDVEGEACKSFGVLKVLGPIRFADRVTFVIDKEGRIAKIIRGLMNAEKHAVEALEEVKKLAQDSSGSETASYR, from the coding sequence ATGCTCAACGTTGGCGACCCCGCACCCGATATTGAGATACAGCTCATCGACGGATCTGCCCTTAGACTTTCCCAGCTGAGAGGAAAAATTGTTGTCCTCTACTTCTACCCGAAGGCTTTTACACCGGGCTGCACGCGGGAGGCTATAGGGTTTAACGGGATTTATCAGGAGTTCAAGAAGCTGGGAGCTGAAGTCATAGGAGTGTCTACAGACCCTCCAGATAGGAACAGGAGGTTCGCGGAGAAGTACGGTGTCAGGTTCAGGCTGGCAAGCGATGTTGAAGGCGAAGCGTGTAAATCTTTTGGAGTGCTCAAAGTCCTAGGACCAATTAGGTTCGCGGATAGGGTAACTTTTGTGATAGACAAAGAGGGGAGGATAGCCAAAATAATTAGAGGGTTAATGAACGCTGAGAAGCACGCAGTAGAGGCTCTCGAAGAAGTGAAGAAACTAGCCCAGGATAGCAGTGGCTCCGAAACAGCATCCTACCGATAG
- a CDS encoding antitoxin family protein translates to MSKAIRVKYEKGVLKPLEPVDLREGEELVVVVRDKSFYKLVLSESFEAERSVDEVLEEVRKRGKKLYG, encoded by the coding sequence TTGTCTAAGGCTATCAGAGTAAAATATGAGAAGGGTGTACTGAAGCCTCTCGAACCCGTTGATCTTAGGGAGGGAGAGGAGTTAGTCGTTGTTGTAAGGGATAAGAGCTTCTATAAACTAGTATTATCCGAGAGTTTTGAGGCCGAGCGGAGTGTAGACGAGGTTTTAGAGGAGGTTCGCAAGCGTGGCAAGAAGCTATACGGATAG
- a CDS encoding winged helix-turn-helix domain-containing protein yields MDEKGLRLGGGVRRLIPVRLEEAKALSDELRIMILEMLHERPMSVEEIARSLRERGIVKTANTIRYHLSILKDSGLVELTKVGRTYKYVANTRYYAYTGDPEADRLIEEMAEEVKEDVRRLVEKLMATRGEDLVKIAERLKPCEFCITKHFVEQVIFEIIKKSLGSVLAETSIVKHADPDLENNQNH; encoded by the coding sequence TTGGATGAGAAGGGTTTAAGGCTAGGCGGCGGGGTGAGGAGGCTAATCCCGGTTAGGCTTGAGGAGGCTAAAGCGCTTAGTGATGAGCTTAGGATTATGATATTGGAGATGCTTCACGAGCGGCCTATGAGTGTTGAGGAGATTGCTAGAAGCCTTAGGGAGAGGGGTATTGTTAAGACCGCCAACACTATAAGATACCACCTCTCTATACTTAAGGATAGCGGCCTCGTAGAGCTAACGAAGGTTGGACGAACGTACAAGTACGTTGCTAACACCAGGTACTACGCCTACACTGGAGACCCGGAGGCCGATAGGCTAATCGAAGAGATGGCTGAGGAGGTGAAGGAAGATGTCAGGAGGCTGGTTGAAAAACTCATGGCTACAAGGGGGGAGGATCTGGTTAAAATAGCCGAGAGGCTCAAGCCCTGCGAGTTCTGCATAACAAAGCATTTCGTAGAGCAAGTTATATTCGAAATCATCAAAAAATCCCTTGGGAGCGTGCTAGCGGAAACCAGTATTGTTAAACACGCTGATCCAGATCTAGAAAATAACCAAAACCACTAG
- a CDS encoding PIN domain-containing protein: MKTAYIDTSIILSILLETEKSDLAEQTIERYSDWKFVISGVAVNEAIYVATYEYYKQKGEIKGKYSLRKLIKQQGYPNKVITLIDSILKDLDVEIIGDYFNNQDYIKTLLDYKLLPNDAQITLTCKHYGIDTILTFDEDFRRVPWLKVIP; encoded by the coding sequence ATGAAAACCGCCTACATCGACACGAGCATAATCCTCAGCATACTCCTCGAAACCGAGAAAAGCGACCTGGCAGAACAAACCATAGAGAGATATAGCGACTGGAAATTCGTTATTTCAGGCGTAGCAGTAAACGAAGCAATATACGTTGCAACCTACGAATACTACAAACAGAAAGGGGAAATCAAGGGGAAATACAGTTTAAGAAAACTAATCAAACAACAGGGATATCCGAACAAAGTGATAACCCTCATAGATTCAATACTAAAGGATCTAGATGTCGAGATAATAGGCGATTATTTCAACAATCAAGATTATATCAAAACTCTTCTAGATTATAAGCTTTTGCCCAATGACGCTCAAATAACTCTAACCTGCAAGCATTACGGTATAGACACTATTCTAACTTTTGACGAGGACTTCAGGAGAGTGCCGTGGCTAAAGGTTATACCCTAA
- a CDS encoding PIN domain-containing protein, producing MENIHQLLEELDVKILKDYQSVDDLREAIMNYRLLPTDAQIAITCKHHDITTIATLDEDFKRIPWLKTIP from the coding sequence ATGGAGAATATTCACCAGCTTCTTGAGGAGCTGGATGTAAAGATATTGAAGGATTATCAATCAGTAGATGATCTTAGAGAAGCTATCATGAATTATAGGCTTTTGCCGACCGATGCACAGATAGCAATAACATGCAAACATCACGATATAACAACCATAGCAACATTAGATGAAGACTTTAAACGAATACCATGGTTAAAAACAATACCATAA
- a CDS encoding antitoxin family protein has translation MSKVIRVKYEKGVLKPLEPLDLEEGEEVVVTVKRDIKKVLKKYRGALGKSSIKELLELEEEAHTQ, from the coding sequence ATGTCAAAGGTTATCCGTGTAAAGTATGAGAAGGGAGTGCTAAAGCCTCTCGAGCCTTTGGATCTTGAGGAGGGCGAGGAAGTAGTAGTAACAGTTAAACGCGACATTAAGAAAGTCCTTAAGAAGTATCGAGGAGCCCTCGGGAAATCCTCAATCAAGGAACTATTAGAGCTTGAGGAAGAGGCCCACACACAATGA
- the modA gene encoding molybdate ABC transporter substrate-binding protein — translation MLLLLSISLVTAVAFTVFYSDGSVQAVVFADRTLQKPLEEILSSFSQERGVEVSYVYGSSGFVLAQLELRGSGDLYVSDGWEFAVKGLEEGLLDEDYFEVVGCIRLALIVAEGNPLGVSSLRDALLRDDVVVALGNPEHVTAGVLAWELLEELGLEETVLKKVGDGGVVLVDSASQAAYYVVMGLADAAVTFNVYTNLMGEGVDEVYDPAVASVKAPVVVALPVNRGPLAEDLFNFVLGHSYVFADYGVEVGGSC, via the coding sequence TTGTTGCTGTTGCTCTCTATTTCGTTGGTTACTGCAGTCGCATTTACCGTGTTCTATAGCGATGGTAGTGTTCAAGCTGTGGTGTTTGCTGACAGGACTCTTCAGAAGCCTCTAGAGGAGATTCTATCTTCCTTCTCTCAGGAGCGGGGGGTTGAGGTGTCGTATGTTTATGGTAGTAGCGGTTTCGTCCTGGCCCAGCTGGAGCTGAGGGGAAGTGGAGATCTTTATGTAAGCGATGGCTGGGAGTTCGCCGTTAAAGGTTTGGAGGAGGGGTTGCTCGACGAGGATTACTTTGAGGTGGTTGGCTGTATAAGGCTTGCGCTGATCGTGGCTGAGGGAAACCCCCTGGGGGTGTCTAGCCTTAGGGACGCGCTTCTGAGGGATGATGTAGTTGTGGCTTTAGGCAACCCGGAGCATGTTACGGCTGGAGTTTTAGCGTGGGAGCTCTTGGAGGAGTTGGGGCTGGAGGAGACCGTTTTGAAGAAGGTTGGTGATGGAGGGGTTGTGCTTGTTGACAGTGCCTCCCAGGCCGCCTACTATGTTGTAATGGGCCTAGCGGACGCGGCTGTAACCTTTAACGTGTACACGAATTTGATGGGAGAAGGGGTTGACGAGGTTTATGACCCTGCGGTTGCATCTGTTAAAGCCCCTGTAGTAGTAGCCCTCCCTGTGAACAGGGGTCCCCTAGCTGAGGACCTCTTCAACTTTGTCCTGGGACATTCGTACGTGTTTGCCGACTACGGAGTAGAAGTGGGTGGCAGCTGTTGA
- a CDS encoding aspartyl protease family protein: MRKGKANPKEKVFPYTMYRERYYPIIPVVIEGRERTVIYALVDSGATVSLFHTGVAEDAGIDLDDAEQVYLAGVGGYVRAYIKKRVRIMVEGLGSITIPVAFTEYIASDIALLGRQGFFEAYEITFREWERKLVIRPRNT, translated from the coding sequence ATGAGAAAGGGTAAGGCTAATCCGAAAGAGAAAGTCTTTCCATATACCATGTATCGGGAGAGGTACTACCCTATTATACCAGTAGTAATCGAGGGCAGGGAGAGGACTGTTATCTACGCCTTGGTAGATAGTGGTGCCACCGTAAGCCTCTTCCACACGGGTGTAGCCGAAGACGCTGGGATAGACTTAGACGATGCCGAGCAAGTGTACCTAGCAGGAGTAGGGGGTTACGTTAGAGCCTACATTAAAAAGCGGGTAAGGATAATGGTAGAAGGACTGGGAAGCATTACTATCCCGGTAGCCTTCACAGAATACATAGCCTCAGATATAGCCCTACTAGGCCGTCAAGGCTTCTTCGAGGCATACGAGATAACATTTAGGGAATGGGAGAGAAAGCTGGTAATAAGACCCAGAAACACCTAG
- a CDS encoding ArsR/SmtB family transcription factor — protein MSSSVDGVGLLVRWLIEGSRGGVTRAKILRLLRERPRNAHQLSQELGLNYRTVLHHLEVLARHGLIARLYEGYGAPYALTSLAERHWSVIEDSIRKVGVRL, from the coding sequence GTGTCTAGTAGTGTGGACGGCGTTGGCCTCCTTGTGAGATGGCTTATAGAGGGTAGTAGAGGCGGGGTTACTAGAGCCAAGATTCTGCGGTTGCTAAGGGAGCGCCCGAGGAATGCTCACCAGTTATCACAGGAGTTGGGCCTGAATTATAGGACGGTTTTACACCACCTGGAGGTCCTTGCTAGGCACGGGCTTATAGCTAGGCTCTACGAGGGATATGGAGCTCCGTATGCACTCACAAGCCTGGCTGAGAGACATTGGAGCGTTATTGAAGATTCCATAAGGAAGGTGGGTGTCAGGCTATGA
- a CDS encoding TIGR00304 family membrane protein: MADWGWLVVAGFLLIFLGVVLVFLGVFASAVQGGGRVEGGGVVVIGPIPIVFGSSEKMFLISAAIGLLFMILAIALALLARRGI; encoded by the coding sequence GTGGCTGACTGGGGGTGGCTTGTCGTCGCTGGGTTTCTGCTTATATTTCTAGGGGTGGTGCTTGTTTTCCTCGGTGTTTTCGCCTCTGCGGTGCAGGGAGGTGGTAGGGTGGAGGGTGGGGGGGTTGTGGTTATAGGCCCCATTCCTATCGTGTTTGGAAGTAGCGAGAAGATGTTCCTTATCTCCGCTGCTATAGGGCTTCTCTTCATGATTCTCGCTATCGCTCTTGCCCTCCTCGCAAGGAGAGGTATATAG
- a CDS encoding glycerophosphodiester phosphodiesterase translates to MEVIGHRANSRRIALFYSIVGVKAVEVDVSLSRGRPMALHGRPSIRRATPLGRLWGWIDYKLFYRDPLYKPTPLERWLEKLWEMGFEKVVIDVKSAGLEPERLVEEVVRGWPGKAVYTSENHRYLKMLKNQTGAEIYTTYSILPVNVTGPAVEAGADGVAIRFDLAAEKGVVRALREAGLGVIVWTVNTVDQLEKVRGLGVNGVVSDRPDIILKDLRGKE, encoded by the coding sequence TTGGAGGTTATAGGCCATAGGGCTAACAGCCGGAGGATAGCTCTGTTCTACTCCATTGTTGGGGTCAAGGCTGTTGAGGTTGATGTGAGCCTCAGCCGGGGAAGGCCGATGGCCCTCCACGGGAGACCCTCGATAAGGAGGGCCACCCCCCTGGGCCGCCTCTGGGGGTGGATAGACTACAAGCTGTTCTACCGGGACCCGCTTTACAAGCCTACGCCCCTGGAGAGGTGGCTCGAGAAGCTGTGGGAGATGGGTTTTGAGAAGGTGGTTATAGATGTCAAGTCGGCCGGCCTAGAGCCCGAGAGGCTCGTGGAAGAGGTTGTAAGAGGCTGGCCGGGTAAGGCTGTGTACACCAGCGAGAACCACAGGTATCTGAAGATGCTCAAGAACCAGACTGGCGCGGAGATATACACAACCTACAGCATACTCCCAGTCAACGTTACTGGTCCAGCAGTAGAGGCGGGGGCCGACGGTGTAGCCATTAGATTCGACCTCGCCGCCGAGAAGGGTGTTGTTAGAGCGCTTCGAGAGGCTGGCCTGGGGGTTATAGTGTGGACTGTAAATACTGTAGACCAGTTGGAAAAGGTTAGAGGACTCGGGGTAAACGGGGTTGTCTCCGACAGGCCGGATATAATCCTCAAAGACTTAAGGGGAAAAGAGTAG